The proteins below come from a single bacterium genomic window:
- a CDS encoding Gfo/Idh/MocA family oxidoreductase, producing MTLNAQPLRIGLIGLDTSHAPAFTRSLNDPTSAEYVPGGRVVCAFPGGSPDVEASRTRVEGYTKELKEKWNIEIVGDIPTLISKVDAVILNSVDGRVHLQQVRPVLQAHKPVFIDKPMSASVHEVKEIFRLADQYQTPCFSASSLRFLDGFFEAVQNKTLGAILGCEAFSPVSYEPHHPDLMWYGIHGIEMLFTALGPACVQIQRIQQTDADVVIGLWQDGRVGIFRGLRNGAKDYGATLYGEKSIAHFELGKGSVYKNLLSQIIEFFRTGKSPVPREETIAMFTFMEAADKSKKQSGKWITLRP from the coding sequence ATGACTCTCAACGCTCAACCTTTGCGCATCGGCCTCATCGGTCTGGACACATCCCATGCACCGGCGTTTACCCGTTCGCTCAATGATCCCACCTCTGCAGAGTATGTTCCAGGCGGCCGCGTGGTCTGTGCTTTTCCCGGCGGCAGCCCGGACGTCGAAGCCAGCCGTACCCGGGTGGAAGGGTATACCAAGGAGCTCAAAGAAAAATGGAACATCGAGATCGTCGGCGATATACCAACACTGATCAGTAAAGTGGATGCGGTTATCCTGAACAGCGTGGACGGCCGCGTTCATCTGCAGCAGGTTCGGCCGGTTCTCCAGGCGCATAAGCCGGTTTTTATCGACAAACCCATGTCTGCCAGCGTCCATGAGGTGAAAGAGATCTTTCGACTGGCGGACCAGTACCAAACTCCCTGCTTCAGCGCCTCCAGCCTGCGTTTTCTGGACGGCTTTTTTGAAGCTGTGCAAAACAAAACCCTGGGCGCGATTCTGGGCTGCGAAGCTTTCAGTCCGGTCTCCTACGAACCCCACCATCCGGATCTTATGTGGTACGGGATCCACGGCATCGAAATGCTGTTCACCGCTCTTGGACCTGCGTGCGTTCAAATTCAGCGCATTCAACAGACCGATGCGGATGTGGTGATCGGATTATGGCAGGACGGCCGCGTGGGCATTTTCCGCGGACTGCGCAACGGCGCCAAGGACTATGGGGCCACACTGTACGGCGAGAAATCCATCGCCCATTTCGAATTGGGCAAAGGCTCGGTTTATAAGAACCTGTTGAGCCAGATCATCGAGTTCTTCCGCACCGGTAAATCCCCGGTCCCGCGTGAGGAGACCATTGCCATGTTCACGTTTATGGAAGCGGCTGATAAAAGTAAAAAACAGTCGGGCAAATGGATCACCCTCCGCCCGTAA